Genomic DNA from Desulfuromonas versatilis:
TGCCATTTAATGGACGTGAATTCGACTTGGTGACATGCCTCGAAGTGCTTGAGCATCTAAGCACCAATGATTACAAAATGGCCCTATCCGAAATCGATCGGATAAGCAATAAATATATAATCATCACCGTTCCCAATAGGGAGTCTTTAATTCAGGGCCTGGCGATCTGCCCCAAATGCCACTGTTGCTTTAATCCCTGGCACCATGTCCGAACTTTCGATAAGGACAACCTATCTAAACTCTTTGAGAACTTTGAAATGAGGGAATGCATGGGGATTGGCCCCAAGGTGAAGAAAATAAAACTGCATCCGATCATAAAGGGGATCTTCCTCTTTGGCTTTCGCCCCGCCCCCCCCAACTACACCGTATGCCCGCAGTGTCTTTATAAAAAAACGCCGCAGGGGCAGGCCCAGACACCATCCCAGAAACAGAACTCCATAAACCCGCAGGGCTGGGCAAAAAAAACCATAAATTTTATTGCGCCAAAGGAGGAGAAGCCTAAATGGCTTCTTGCAATATATTCGAGGCGCCCATGCGATGAGGGGCTGCCTTCCGGGTGACTTTCCGAAACCAGAAAACCCGAACCCAATTTGGAGGTTTTTCTTACCACTGGCGCTTCAACCCACCGATCCAATATGAAAAAATTGGCTTTTTTAAAAAGGGAGAACAACACAACGCAGGCCCTTTGGGTTGGATTGGGTAGTTTTACATCCTTCGCCTTGGTGATCCTGGTTGCTGCGATCCTGTCCCGCCTGCTTAACAAACAGGACTATGGCACCTACAGGCAGATACTATTTGTCTATGGGGCACTTCTGGTAATATTTTCAGCTGGCCTCCCA
This window encodes:
- a CDS encoding class I SAM-dependent methyltransferase, giving the protein MATNTTNQIDDYFSQPEVWENNYKNNEIEAQRIRDTISAIPVDTKSILDAGCGNGLFLNSLSEIDKNRFKRLVGIDSSSAALEQVKVEKLQSGLSHMPFNGREFDLVTCLEVLEHLSTNDYKMALSEIDRISNKYIIITVPNRESLIQGLAICPKCHCCFNPWHHVRTFDKDNLSKLFENFEMRECMGIGPKVKKIKLHPIIKGIFLFGFRPAPPNYTVCPQCLYKKTPQGQAQTPSQKQNSINPQGWAKKTINFIAPKEEKPKWLLAIYSRRPCDEGLPSG